The sequence ACCAGTATTGATTTTAACCCACTGTGGAATTGgtctgttttgtttttggttcTTGGCGAGAAAGTTCTTCATCATGAAAATCTTATGGGACTTATGCAGCCCTATCACCATTATAGCGGCTGAAAAAGAGCCAGTCAACATAATTTCTTGCTAACCCATAGTTAACTCCCAATTTCCAGTCTTATCTAACCTTATTTCATTCATTTACTCAACATTTGACCATCTCTTCCCTTTTTCAACTTCTATAACTTTTCTCTTCTCTGGTCATAATTCCTGTTGGTATGTTACAACAATGaaataaaaagatgaaaaaaaaaaacattttactgtCATGATAATATTTTCCAATTCAGTGATTAACATATAATGTGGTCATTGTATCAGTTAAGCTGATATAtaactgatatatatatttatttatttgtagtaATTCACAAAAGGAGGATGCTGCACTCACACTTAGGAATCCAAGTGCTTATCAGTGCCAGGGTTGGCAAAATctagtttagtagataaaataagttcggtccaggcactcaggattgctgcaggaagaaAAGTGCAAAGTTTCGGCCTACACAGCTatgataaaggcctctgtgtaggctgaaacgttgcactttttggCCAAAAGCATGTGGAACTCTTACTAATGATTGAGTTCATGTGTTTTAGCCTCACCCATTGCTAAGAGAGGTATAAACTCCAGCCATAAAATCTCCATAGGCAA comes from Pelobates fuscus isolate aPelFus1 chromosome 5, aPelFus1.pri, whole genome shotgun sequence and encodes:
- the LOC134610482 gene encoding large ribosomal subunit protein eL39-like, with amino-acid sequence MVIGLHKSHKIFMMKNFLAKNQKQNRPIPQWVKINTGNKIRHNSKRRHWRRIKLSL